One window of Papaver somniferum cultivar HN1 chromosome 9, ASM357369v1, whole genome shotgun sequence genomic DNA carries:
- the LOC113311848 gene encoding bifunctional protein FolD 4, chloroplastic-like — MATTIFSSSSTATATAGLPKFDTIRRSGSVRLRPPPSFLSLKPRNPAGFGASSISMQRRSSISSITAVATMSMSTNFPRVKLDGKAVAEEIGDEITDEVTRMKDATGVTPMLAVIVVGEKNHSPVHLENKLQACEAAGIKTNVVRLSDDSSEEEVLDCISRFNEEPSVHGIHIQLPLPRHMDTAKILTAVRVEKDVDGFSSLKTRDEQPPFKFPSVIPCTAKGCMELLYRCDLRIKGKSVVVIGNGTDTDIVAPAAAYLLQRHGAKVTVVHRGTENLKEIIKQADILISAAERAYLVRARWIKPRAIVIDTGNNMMTSHLGSCQFVGDVCYEEPYEWASVITPAPGGVESMTTAMLLSNTLLIAKRALKFE; from the coding sequence ATGGCGACAACAATATTTTCGAGCTcatcaacagcaacagcaacagctggTCTTCCCAAGTTTGATACAATCCGAAGAAGTGGTTCTGTTCGTCTAAGACCACCaccatcttttctttctctcaaaCCTCGAAATCCTGCCGGCTTTGGTGCCTCCTCAATCAGCATGCAGCGTCGAAGTTCTATTTCTAGTATTACTGCTGTGGCGACGATGTCAATGAGTACTAACTTTCCCAGAGTGAAACTTGACGGAAAGGCGGTTGCGGAGGAAATCGGAGATGAAATCACCGATGAAGTAACGAGGATGAAGGATGCAACTGGTGTCACACCAATGTTAGCTGTTATTGTAGTTGGGGAGAAGAATCACTCGCCGGTTCATCTTGAAAACAAGCTCCAGGCTTGTGAAGCAGCAGGGATCAAAACTAATGTAGTTCGTTTATCAGATGATTCCTCGGAAGAAGAAGTTCTTGATTGTATTTCGCGATTCAACGAAGAACCCTCTGTTCATGGCATCCACATTCAGCTGCCTCTACCTCGTCATATGGATACGGCAAAAATCTTGACTGCTGTTCGAGTTGAGAAAGATGTTGACGGATTCAGTTCACTAAAAACACGAGATGAACAGCCGCCATTTAAATTTCCTTCCGTAATTCCATGCACAGCCAAAGGATGCATGGAATTGTTGTATAGATGTGATCTTCGTATAAAGGGGAAATCAGTAGTTGTTATCGGCAACGGAACTGATACTGATATTGTTGCACCTGCTGCCGCATATTTACTGCAGAGGCACGGTGCCAAGGTCACTGTTGTGCACCGTGGAACAGAGAACCTCAAGGAGATCATTAAACAAGCAGATATCCTCATCTCCGCTGCAGAAAGAGCTTATCTGGTGAGGGCTCGCTGGATTAAGCCAAGAGCAATTGTCATTGACACCGGCAATAACATGATGACAAGTCATCTAGGCTCCTGTCAATTTGTTGGGGACGTTTGCTATGAAGAGCCTTACGAGTGGGCTTCAGTTATAACTCCAGCACCGGGAGGAGTGGAATCCATGACCACCGCCATGCTTCTATCAAACACGCTTCTGATAGCTAAGAGGGCTCTTAAGTTTGAATGA